In Bacteroidales bacterium, the genomic window CCAATTTTTCACAATATGAAGATTTCGATTCTGGTGTAGATTTGATATCAGTTGAGCAGACGTTAACAGAGCAGATTGTCGAAAAGTTAGTAACAGACATATTTAACAAGGCATTTGTTAATTGGTAATTTGTTATCACAAGTATTAGGAGTAAAACACAGATGCAAGCAGACCAATTTTTCAGTATTTTACAAAATCCTAACAATATCGAAAACGAATTTGTTTCAGAACTCGATACTGTTTTGGCTGAATACCCTTGGTTTCAGGCAGCACATCTGCTAATGGCTAAAACGTTGCATATACGCCACGATATCAGATTTAAAAACAGGCTTCATCTCGCAGCCACACATCTGCCCGACAGAGAAAAGCTTTACGAAACCCTGCACTCTGTGGTAAGCTTATTAAATCAAAAACAACCACAATCAAAAACAAGCCCTTTACACCCAACTGAAGCAGGGACAGTTAAAATAGAAACTACTATTGTTGACAATTCCATTGAAGCACGGCTAAAAATTGCTGAGATCGAAGCATTTATAAAAGAGAATGATATGCTCTATTTCGATTTTGAAATATCACACTCTTTTAAACCCGATACAACTAAGATTAAAAGTTTTGATCCAATTGCAGAGCTCGAAAAATTGCCACCTAAAAAGATAAAAACAACCGATAAAGACGAAAACCGTTCACAAAAAGAGCAGCAATTATCTTTGATAGATAAGTTTATAAATGAACAGCCGAAAATAACTCCAAAACCAGTATCTGAACAGACTCCGCAAATAGACATAAGTAAAGATTCAGTAACAGAAAAACACGAATTTTTAACCGAAGCTTTAGCCAACATTTACATAAAACAGAAATTATTTGACAAAGCAATTGCAATTTATTCAAAATTAAGTTTGAAATATCCCGAAAAAAGTAGTTACTTTGCAACCCAGATTGAAAAAATAAAACAATCAATTAATAAAAACCAATAAAAGCATACTATTATGTACATTTTCGTAACCATACTTATTTTTATAGTTTGTATCCTGCTTATTCTTATCGTGCTAGTACAGAACTCAAAAGGAGGTGGTTTAGCAGCAAACTTTACAGGCAACACTCAAACTATGGGCGTTCGCAAAACAGCCGATTTTCTTGAAAAGGCAACATGGACATTAGCAGGAATTTTCTTTGTTCTTTGTGTTCTGTCTGTTGCTTCAATTCCAAAAACAGAGACAGAGTACAAATCAGCAATAGAAGATAAAGTACAAAATATTCAAACAACTAACCCAACGACACAGCCTACACTACCTGTGCCAACAGAAAACAAGGAGAACCCAAATTAGTTAATTGAATATAATCAAGCATATAGCTGCCCAAAAGGCAGCTTTTTTTGTCAAAAAATTAAGAAATAAAAACAAGCTTTTCTAATTTTCTCTTCACAATTAACTGAATTTTAGCTCACTAATTTTCATTTATACATTTTTAATTGTTCATTGAAAGTCGCTAATTGGTCATTGCAATTGTGAATTTCTTGTTGAAAACTCATTTTCCAGAAACCTTCAATTATCGCTATCTTTGCACGGTACAATAATTTTCCTTATATTATAATATGACTGTCCCACAATACTCCGAAGATAGCATTAAAACACTCGAATGGAACGAACATATCCGAAAACGTCCCGGTATGTATATCGGAAAGCTCGGTGACGGAACATCATACGACGACGGCATATACGTACTTATCAAAGAGGTCATTGACAACTCTATTGACGAATTTATGATGGGCTATGGCAAAACTATCGAAGTAGATATTAACGAAAACAGCGTTCGTGTTCGTGATTATGGACGTGGGATCCCCATCGGGAAACTTGTTGAAGTCTCCTCTAAGATGAACACAGGTGCAAAATACGATAGCTCAGTTTTTCAAAAGTCGGTTGGATTAAACGGAGTTGGTATTAAAGCGGTAAACGCGCTTTCAACACAATTTGAACTTACATCGTTCCGCGAAGGAGAAAAACGACATATTACCTATAGCGCGGGAGAGTTAACTTCTGATAGCGACATACAAGCCAGTAAAGATAAAAACGGCACCGAAGTTTTGTTTGTTGCCGACGACTCCCTCTTTAAAAACTATAGTTATAACTACGAGCACGTTGAAGCGTTACTACGAAACTACGCCTATTTAAATACAGGGCTTACTTTGATATTCAACGGTACAAAAATCCAATCAAAAAACGGATTAGCCGATTTACTAGAAGAAAACATTAGCGAGGAAAAAATTTATCCAATTATACACTTTAAAGGTAAAGATATAGAGCTTGCTTTAACCCACGTTCGTCAATATGGTGAATATTATCACACCTTTGTAAATGGTCAAAACACCGTTCAGGGAGGAACTCATCTTTTGGCTCTGCGCGAAGGGTTAGTAAAAACCGTACGCGAGTTTTACAATAAAGATTATGATGCTTCCGACATTCGTCAAGGTATTGCAGTTGCTTTAGCTATTCGTGTACAAGAGCCTATGTTTGAATCACAAACAAAAACCAAACTTGGTTCAAAAGATATTGGTCCTGACGGTCCTTCGGTAAGAAACTTTGTTATAGATTTTGTAAAAGAAAATCTCGACAACTATTTGCATAAAAACCCTGAAGTTGCAGAAGAGTTGCAACAAAAAATACTTGGAGCCGAGCGCGAGCGAAAGGCAATGCAATCGATACGAAAGATAGCGCGTGAGAGAGCAAAAAAAACAAGCCTGAACAACCGCAAGCTACGCGATTGCCGTATCCACTACGGAGATAAAGACCCCCTTAACGAAAAAACATCAATTTTTATTACCGAGGGAGACTCGGCAAGTGGTTCTATTACAAAATCACGTGATGTTAACACTCAAGCAGTATTCAGCCTAAGGGGAAAACCGCTAAATACCTATGGTTTAACCAAAAAGATTGTTTACGAAAACGAAGAGTTTAACCTTTTGCAATCGGCACTTAACATAGAGGAATCAATAGACGACCTAAGATATAATAAGGTTATTATTGCCACTGACGCCGATGTCGATGGAATGCATATACGCTTGCTACTTATAACTTTCTTCTTACAATTTTTCCCCGATTTGATTCGGAATGGACACCTTTATATTCTGCAAACTCCCCTGTTCAGAGTTAGGAACAAACAGAAAACCATATATTGTTATAACGACGAAGAGCGTCAACGTGCAATTGCGGAATTGAAGGGAAAGCCCGAAATAACTCGCTTTAAAGGCCTTGGTGAGATATCACCAGACGAGTTCCGTTCTTTTATTGATGATAATATCAAGCTTGAACCAGTGACCATTAAGAAGGGCGATAAAATATCAGAACTACTATCATTTTACATGGGGAAAAATACGCCCGACAGACAAGATTTTATTGTCGAAAACCTTCGGATTGAGGAGGATCTTCCCGAAGCAATATAATTTTTACAGCTAATTTTTAATCAAAAACATTAAGAATGTACGACGAAACCACTCCATATCTTGAAGAGTCCGACTCAGATAACCCCAACAAACCTGCTGAATCGGTCGAACAGGATAAAACAACCAAACTTACCGGTATGTATCAAAACTGGTTTTTGGATTACGCGTCGTATGTTATATTAGAAAGAGCTGTTCCCTACTTAAACGATGGTTTAAAACCCGTACAAAGGCGTATTTTACACGCCATGCGCCGTATGGAAGATGGCAGATACAACAAGGTTGCCAATATTATCGGGTCAACAATGCAGTTCCACCCACACGGCGATGCCTCAATCGGTGACGCTTTGGTAACATTAGGTCAAAAAGAGCTGTTAATTGATACGCAAGGAAACTGGGGAAATATATTGACCGGTGACAGCGCAGCAGCACCTCGATACATCGAAGCCCGACTGAGCAAATTTGCACTCGACGTAGTTTTTAATCCCAAAACTACCGAGTGGAAACTCTCCTATGATGGTCGAAATGAAGAGCCTATAACGCTTCCCGTTAAATTCCCATTGTTACTAGAACAAGGCGTTGAAGGAATTGCAGTTGGTTTGGCATCGAAAATATTGCCACATAACTTTAACGAACTGATAGATGCTAGTATAAAATATCTTAAAAATCAACCCTTTGAGCTATATCCCGATTTTTCGACAGGAGGTTTAATTGACGTATCAAAATACAACGATGGTTTAAGAGGTGGAACAGTTAAAGTAAGAGCAAAAATTGTAAAAGAGGACAACAGAACATTAAAAATTACTGAAATACCGTTTGGTACCACCTCTGGCTCAATCATTGACTCAATTGTAAAAGCAAACGATAGTGGCAAAATCCGTATTAGAAAGGTTGACGACAATACAGCCGACAAAATAGAAATTTTGGTACATCTTGCATCCGGAACCTCGCCTGACCAAACAATTGATGCATTATACGCCTTTACCACATGCGAAAGCAGCATATCTCCAAACTCGTGTGTTATATTCGACAACAAACCCCATTTTCTGCCTGTAAGCAAGATACTTAAATACTCCGCCGACAGAACTCTAAACCTGCTGAAATCCGAATTAGAGATACGGTTAGCTGAACTAAACGAGGATTGGCACCTGTCTTCGTTGGAAAAAATATTCTTTGAAGAGCGCATTTATAGACTTTTAGAAAAAGATACTGACACCTGGGAACAGGTAATCGAGGCTATCGACAGAGGTTTTGACCCATTCCGCGACAGACTTAAACGTGAAATCACACAAGATGATTTACTAAAACTAACCGAAAAACCCGTTAGAAAAATATCAAAATTTGATATAAAAAAGGCTGACGAACATATAAAAGATGTTGAGGTGGAAATCGACGAGGTGGAAAACAATTTGGTTCATATTGTTCCCTACACAATCCGCTGGTTTGAACAGATTGCTAAAAAATATGGCAAGGGTCGCGAGCGTAAAACCGAAATACGTAACTTTGAAACCATTGAAGCTACAGAGGTTGTTGCAAACAACGAAAAACTATACTGTAATTACAAAGAGGGCTTTATTGGAACAGGGTTGAAGAAAGACGAATACGTCTGCGACTGCTCTGATATTGATGACATTATCGCATTCTGCGCCGACGGCACATACAAAGTTGTTAAAGTCGATTCAAAGGTATTTATTGGAAAAGATATTATTCACGTTGATGTTTGGCGTAGGAACGACAGCCGAACAACATACAATGCCATTTACCGCGATGGAATGGGCGGAACATACTACGTTAAACGCTTTAACGTACGTAGTGTTAGCAGAAATACAGAGTATGATGTAACGATGGGCAAAAAAGGCTCTAAAATATTGTATTTCACTGCAAATCCCAATGGAGAAGCCGAGGTGGTTAAGATATTTCTAAAACCGAAATTAAAACTTAAAAAGCTGTCGTTCGAATTCGATTTTAGTTCTCTTAGCATAAAAGGACGACAAGCAAGGGGAAATATTTTATCAAAAAACGAGATACATAAAATACAACTTCAAGAAAAAGGTATATCAACATTAGGCGGACTTAAAACCTGGTTCGACCCTGCTGTAATGCGCCTTAACAACGATGGCAACGGAAATTATCTCGGAGAATTTAAGGGCGAAGACCGAATTATTGTTTTTTACAAAAACGGAAAATATATAACTACAAGCTTCGAACTCACAAATCGCTACGAGGACAATATCTGTTTGATTGAGAAATTCTCGCCGGAAAAAATCTACTCATGCGTGTTTTACGATGCCGAGCTATCACTCTTTTATTTAAAACGTTTCTCTGCCGAACCTATAAACAAACCATCCTCTATTGTTGGGGAGCATGAGGATTCATATATTGTGATTATCAGCAACCACCCACAAGCCGTGTTCAATATTGAGTTTGGCGGTAGCAACAAAAATCGTCCGGATGAACAGGTAGTTGCAGAAGAGTTCATTGCAGTTAAGAGCGACAAAGCCAAAGGAAAGCGACTTTCAAACTACAAGATTGCCAAAATTACCGAAATTTCTGCACCTCTTCCGGAAATAGAAGATAAAACTGATGACAACACTGAAAATGGAGAAGACCCTGACAGTAACGAGCCTATTCAATTAACTCTTGATTTATAATGTCGAGGGTTTATTTGATAGGATTTATGGGTGCAGGTAAAACTTCCGTGGGTAAACGACTTGCCCGCAAAATGCGATGGTCGTTTGTCGATACCGATAATATCATAGAAAAGGAGTTAGGAATAACTGTTCAGGAAGTGTTTGACCAACTTGGCGAAGAGTGGTTTCGTGAATATGAACAAAAAGTTATTATCAAAACAACATCGTTTCAGAATACGGTTATTTCAACAGGAGGTGGAACACCATGTTTTTACAACAACATGGATATAATCATTAATAATGGTCTATGTATATATCTCCGAATGCCACCAAAAGAGATTGTTTCACGGATATCACAATCGCA contains:
- the secG gene encoding preprotein translocase subunit SecG — protein: MYIFVTILIFIVCILLILIVLVQNSKGGGLAANFTGNTQTMGVRKTADFLEKATWTLAGIFFVLCVLSVASIPKTETEYKSAIEDKVQNIQTTNPTTQPTLPVPTENKENPN
- a CDS encoding type IIA DNA topoisomerase subunit B, with the translated sequence MTVPQYSEDSIKTLEWNEHIRKRPGMYIGKLGDGTSYDDGIYVLIKEVIDNSIDEFMMGYGKTIEVDINENSVRVRDYGRGIPIGKLVEVSSKMNTGAKYDSSVFQKSVGLNGVGIKAVNALSTQFELTSFREGEKRHITYSAGELTSDSDIQASKDKNGTEVLFVADDSLFKNYSYNYEHVEALLRNYAYLNTGLTLIFNGTKIQSKNGLADLLEENISEEKIYPIIHFKGKDIELALTHVRQYGEYYHTFVNGQNTVQGGTHLLALREGLVKTVREFYNKDYDASDIRQGIAVALAIRVQEPMFESQTKTKLGSKDIGPDGPSVRNFVIDFVKENLDNYLHKNPEVAEELQQKILGAERERKAMQSIRKIARERAKKTSLNNRKLRDCRIHYGDKDPLNEKTSIFITEGDSASGSITKSRDVNTQAVFSLRGKPLNTYGLTKKIVYENEEFNLLQSALNIEESIDDLRYNKVIIATDADVDGMHIRLLLITFFLQFFPDLIRNGHLYILQTPLFRVRNKQKTIYCYNDEERQRAIAELKGKPEITRFKGLGEISPDEFRSFIDDNIKLEPVTIKKGDKISELLSFYMGKNTPDRQDFIVENLRIEEDLPEAI
- a CDS encoding DNA gyrase/topoisomerase IV subunit A, translating into MYDETTPYLEESDSDNPNKPAESVEQDKTTKLTGMYQNWFLDYASYVILERAVPYLNDGLKPVQRRILHAMRRMEDGRYNKVANIIGSTMQFHPHGDASIGDALVTLGQKELLIDTQGNWGNILTGDSAAAPRYIEARLSKFALDVVFNPKTTEWKLSYDGRNEEPITLPVKFPLLLEQGVEGIAVGLASKILPHNFNELIDASIKYLKNQPFELYPDFSTGGLIDVSKYNDGLRGGTVKVRAKIVKEDNRTLKITEIPFGTTSGSIIDSIVKANDSGKIRIRKVDDNTADKIEILVHLASGTSPDQTIDALYAFTTCESSISPNSCVIFDNKPHFLPVSKILKYSADRTLNLLKSELEIRLAELNEDWHLSSLEKIFFEERIYRLLEKDTDTWEQVIEAIDRGFDPFRDRLKREITQDDLLKLTEKPVRKISKFDIKKADEHIKDVEVEIDEVENNLVHIVPYTIRWFEQIAKKYGKGRERKTEIRNFETIEATEVVANNEKLYCNYKEGFIGTGLKKDEYVCDCSDIDDIIAFCADGTYKVVKVDSKVFIGKDIIHVDVWRRNDSRTTYNAIYRDGMGGTYYVKRFNVRSVSRNTEYDVTMGKKGSKILYFTANPNGEAEVVKIFLKPKLKLKKLSFEFDFSSLSIKGRQARGNILSKNEIHKIQLQEKGISTLGGLKTWFDPAVMRLNNDGNGNYLGEFKGEDRIIVFYKNGKYITTSFELTNRYEDNICLIEKFSPEKIYSCVFYDAELSLFYLKRFSAEPINKPSSIVGEHEDSYIVIISNHPQAVFNIEFGGSNKNRPDEQVVAEEFIAVKSDKAKGKRLSNYKIAKITEISAPLPEIEDKTDDNTENGEDPDSNEPIQLTLDL
- a CDS encoding shikimate kinase encodes the protein MSRVYLIGFMGAGKTSVGKRLARKMRWSFVDTDNIIEKELGITVQEVFDQLGEEWFREYEQKVIIKTTSFQNTVISTGGGTPCFYNNMDIIINNGLCIYLRMPPKEIVSRISQSQKKRPLVDNLRGIELEKYVEKILAKREAVYSKAHIIADALNPNLILSLEQQIKRYFGTIK